From Streptomyces sp. NBC_00775, one genomic window encodes:
- a CDS encoding threonine aldolase family protein yields the protein MTVERRHDPDARGFASDNYAGVHPEVLEAIAQANHGHQVSYGGDVYTERLQDVMRGHFGSTARTFPVFNGTGANVVALQAMLDRWEAVVCAESAHINVDECGAPEKVAGIKLLTVPAWDGKLTPELIDRQAWGFDDEHRARPKVVSIAQSTELGTCYTPDEIRAICDHAHSLGMLVYLDGARLANAAATLGVPLREMTTDAGVDVLSYGGTKNGLLFGEAVIVLNEDAVRGMAHIRKASMQLGSKMRFMSVQFEALLGGDLWLRSAARSNAMTQRLYEAVRDLPGLKIERPVQANQIFAVLPPAVTERLQKRFRFYVWDELAGEVRWMTSFDTTEADVDAFAAAIKEELDPAVA from the coding sequence ATGACCGTAGAGCGACGACACGACCCGGATGCCCGCGGTTTCGCCAGCGACAACTACGCGGGCGTGCACCCCGAGGTCCTGGAGGCGATCGCCCAGGCCAACCACGGCCATCAGGTCAGCTACGGCGGGGACGTCTACACCGAGCGCCTGCAGGACGTGATGCGCGGGCACTTCGGGTCCACCGCCCGTACCTTCCCGGTCTTCAACGGCACCGGGGCGAACGTGGTGGCTCTCCAGGCCATGCTCGACCGCTGGGAGGCCGTCGTCTGCGCCGAGTCGGCCCATATCAACGTCGACGAGTGCGGAGCGCCGGAGAAGGTCGCCGGCATCAAGCTGCTGACGGTGCCCGCCTGGGACGGCAAGCTGACCCCGGAGCTGATCGACCGTCAGGCCTGGGGCTTCGACGACGAGCACCGGGCCAGGCCCAAGGTCGTCTCGATCGCCCAGTCCACCGAGCTCGGCACCTGCTACACGCCCGACGAGATCCGCGCGATCTGCGACCACGCCCACAGCCTCGGCATGCTGGTCTACCTGGACGGCGCGCGCCTGGCGAACGCGGCGGCCACCCTCGGCGTACCGCTGCGCGAGATGACCACCGACGCGGGCGTGGACGTCCTGTCCTACGGCGGCACCAAGAACGGCCTGCTGTTCGGCGAGGCGGTGATCGTGCTCAACGAGGACGCCGTGCGCGGCATGGCCCACATACGCAAGGCCAGCATGCAGCTGGGCTCCAAGATGCGGTTCATGTCGGTCCAGTTCGAGGCCCTGCTCGGCGGTGACCTCTGGCTGCGCTCGGCCGCCCGCTCGAACGCCATGACGCAGCGCCTGTACGAAGCGGTCCGTGACCTGCCGGGGCTGAAGATCGAGCGGCCGGTGCAGGCCAACCAGATCTTCGCGGTCCTCCCGCCCGCCGTGACCGAGCGCCTCCAGAAGCGCTTCCGGTTCTACGTGTGGGACGAGCTGGCCGGTGAGGTCCGCTGGATGACCTCCTTCGACACCACCGAGGCCGATGTGGACGCCTTCGCGGCGGCCATCAAGGAGGAGCTCGACCCCGCCGTGGCGTGA
- a CDS encoding Uma2 family endonuclease: MSAQPHAYAVTDPETALKYAIQHIQGDRVQIVDGVIQPIVPSWDHENVADLIREQLGPVLRRLGCRAGSGNLDLPGTSNWYVPDLAVVPSDVAKGAEALLPDQTLLIVEITSESNADTDRTVKRARYAEYRAPLYLLVDRQERSCTLYAVPGRLGYTRVEGPLPFGTPVTLPDPFDLELDTSEF, translated from the coding sequence ATGAGCGCTCAGCCGCACGCGTACGCAGTGACCGACCCGGAAACCGCACTGAAGTACGCGATCCAGCACATCCAGGGTGACCGGGTGCAGATCGTCGACGGGGTCATCCAGCCGATCGTGCCGTCCTGGGATCATGAAAACGTCGCGGACCTGATCCGCGAACAGCTGGGGCCGGTGCTGCGCAGGCTGGGCTGCCGGGCCGGTTCCGGGAACCTGGATCTGCCGGGGACCAGCAACTGGTACGTGCCGGATCTGGCGGTCGTGCCGAGCGACGTCGCCAAGGGCGCGGAGGCTCTGCTGCCCGACCAGACCCTGCTGATCGTCGAGATCACCTCGGAGTCCAACGCGGACACCGACCGCACGGTCAAACGGGCCCGCTATGCGGAGTACCGCGCGCCGTTGTACCTGCTGGTCGACCGCCAGGAGAGATCCTGCACCCTTTACGCCGTACCGGGCCGACTCGGCTACACCAGGGTGGAGGGGCCCCTGCCGTTCGGAACGCCCGTCACGCTGCCTGATCCGTTCGACTTGGAGCTCGACACCTCCGAGTTCTGA
- a CDS encoding MFS transporter, translating into MADTRGPGGPALRAWLRESLPASGNARRLGVLTLIQSLGLGVFLTSSAVFFTRTIGIPAQRVGLALSVAGLCGLLCTVPIGRLADRLGAGRVLTANFLLASAGFTAYCMVDGFAGFLAVACAIAVLETSAGALQASLTHALVGEEERVRVSAQMRSLFNLGFLGGAALAGAAIAVGTSTALYATVLTNAALQLVSVAVLSGMRRRARGAEDPEQVSEERTDGGASTAGGESTGVLRSSALRDTRYVAIALVCGALELYHPLLTVGLPLWIVTSTDAPALTVSGLLILDTVLVLLFQVRVSRGAQTPAGAARMLRWAGWSLGASCLVFALSAGHGTLLDSAALLGGALVLVLGELYQASAGWGLSFGLAPPGRQGEYQAVFSLGRGLQQFAGPWLMTSLIVGAAVTGWVVLAALFVLLGLAGPPLVRGLEKSRARTEPVPS; encoded by the coding sequence ATGGCTGACACCCGGGGACCCGGGGGCCCCGCGCTGCGCGCCTGGCTCCGCGAGTCCCTCCCCGCCTCCGGAAACGCGCGCCGGCTCGGCGTGCTCACGCTCATCCAGTCCCTGGGGCTCGGGGTGTTCCTCACCTCCAGCGCGGTGTTCTTCACCCGGACCATCGGCATCCCCGCCCAGCGGGTGGGTCTCGCCCTGTCCGTCGCCGGTCTGTGCGGCCTGCTCTGCACCGTACCGATCGGCAGACTCGCCGACCGGCTCGGTGCGGGCCGGGTGCTGACGGCCAACTTCCTGCTCGCCTCGGCGGGGTTCACCGCGTACTGCATGGTGGACGGTTTCGCCGGATTCCTCGCGGTGGCCTGTGCCATCGCCGTGCTGGAGACCTCCGCGGGGGCGCTCCAGGCGTCGCTCACCCACGCCTTGGTGGGCGAGGAGGAGCGCGTCCGGGTCAGCGCGCAGATGCGCAGCCTGTTCAATCTGGGCTTTCTGGGCGGTGCGGCGCTGGCCGGGGCCGCCATCGCGGTCGGCACCTCGACCGCGCTGTACGCCACCGTCCTCACCAACGCGGCACTCCAACTGGTCTCCGTCGCCGTGCTGTCGGGGATGCGGCGGCGCGCGCGAGGAGCCGAGGACCCGGAGCAGGTCAGCGAGGAGCGGACGGACGGCGGGGCGAGCACAGCCGGCGGGGAGAGCACGGGCGTGCTGCGCAGCTCGGCGCTGCGGGACACGCGCTATGTGGCGATCGCCCTGGTGTGCGGGGCGCTGGAGCTCTACCACCCGCTGCTGACCGTCGGACTGCCCCTGTGGATCGTGACCAGCACCGACGCACCCGCCCTCACCGTGTCGGGCCTGCTGATCCTCGACACCGTCCTGGTGCTGCTGTTCCAGGTCAGGGTCAGCAGGGGCGCGCAGACCCCCGCGGGAGCGGCACGTATGCTGCGCTGGGCGGGCTGGTCGCTGGGGGCGTCCTGCCTGGTCTTCGCGCTCAGCGCGGGACATGGCACGCTGCTGGACAGCGCGGCTCTGCTGGGCGGCGCACTGGTCCTCGTACTGGGCGAGCTGTACCAGGCGTCGGCGGGCTGGGGACTGTCCTTCGGGCTCGCCCCGCCCGGCCGGCAGGGCGAGTACCAGGCGGTCTTCTCCCTGGGACGCGGGCTCCAGCAGTTCGCCGGGCCGTGGCTGATGACGTCGCTGATCGTCGGGGCCGCGGTGACCGGCTGGGTGGTCCTGGCGGCGCTGTTCGTCCTGCTGGGGCTGGCCGGTCCGCCCTTGGTGCGCGGGCTGGAGAAGTCCCGCGCCCGAACAGAGCCGGTCCCGTCCTGA
- a CDS encoding carboxymuconolactone decarboxylase family protein: protein MPSPFRYTTPPPPKSATGRTADVYAQLTDDFGIDRPSSFVVLSSAPELLTATWALMRESLIAGEGDRTGKELAALGVSEANRCPFCVDAHTMLLHATGDHALAETVARGETPADAEHARLLAWGRATRTPGAPELTPLPFPRAHAPAYIGTALSFHFINRIVSALLTENLLPGNVQRLRPVRSLVGRSVAKTVRRRPSPGASLALLDAPGPGPDWARGTTVGPAYASLRTAATAGAGLLDEADRILVRETLQGSDGAHPTLAWDGLPDRSRPGARLALLAALAPYRITDEDVTAWREPVHTDHCLVHLVAYGAFAAVDRIESALPVRTLNN from the coding sequence ATGCCCAGCCCCTTCCGCTACACGACCCCGCCGCCGCCCAAATCCGCCACCGGCCGCACCGCCGACGTCTACGCCCAGCTCACCGACGACTTCGGCATCGACCGCCCGTCCAGCTTCGTCGTCCTCTCGTCCGCACCCGAACTCCTCACCGCCACCTGGGCGTTGATGCGCGAGTCACTGATCGCGGGCGAGGGGGACAGGACCGGGAAGGAGCTCGCGGCGCTCGGCGTGTCCGAAGCCAATCGGTGTCCCTTCTGCGTGGACGCGCACACGATGCTGCTGCACGCCACCGGGGACCACGCGCTCGCGGAGACGGTGGCGCGCGGCGAGACCCCCGCCGACGCCGAGCACGCGCGGCTGCTGGCCTGGGGCCGGGCGACCAGGACACCGGGCGCCCCGGAACTGACGCCGCTCCCCTTCCCCCGGGCTCACGCGCCGGCCTACATCGGCACCGCGCTCTCCTTCCACTTCATCAACCGGATCGTGTCGGCGCTGCTGACCGAGAACCTGCTGCCGGGCAATGTCCAACGCCTCCGGCCGGTCCGGAGTCTGGTGGGCCGCTCGGTGGCCAAGACGGTGCGCCGCCGCCCCTCCCCCGGCGCGAGCCTGGCGCTTCTCGACGCCCCGGGGCCCGGCCCGGACTGGGCGCGGGGAACCACTGTCGGCCCGGCCTACGCCTCGCTGCGCACCGCCGCCACCGCGGGAGCGGGACTCCTCGACGAGGCCGACCGGATCCTCGTACGGGAAACACTCCAGGGATCGGACGGCGCGCATCCGACGCTCGCGTGGGACGGCCTCCCGGACCGGTCGCGCCCCGGCGCGCGCCTCGCACTGCTGGCCGCCCTCGCCCCGTACCGCATCACGGACGAGGACGTGACAGCGTGGCGCGAACCGGTTCATACCGACCATTGCCTCGTCCATCTCGTGGCGTACGGCGCGTTCGCAGCCGTGGACCGCATCGAGAGCGCGCTTCCCGTCCGCACGCTGAACAACTGA
- a CDS encoding ATP-grasp domain-containing protein — MTIGTTPPYTIGSTPLYVVLNRSGDEFGEYHRFLDGTPCRTVYLTTPGGLPALDQDGATEIRVLDSLAHDDVLPVVREIADRHGTPDAVFGQSEYDILTAARLSADLGVTGGYGLDLVRRFKDKPAMKRAVGDAGLRVPRFCPLDDSSTAEAVAETLGGLPLVLKPRASAGSEGVTVVTSTAELELALSGVDPSAYECEEYVEGDIFHVDGVYRSGSFHFVSASQYVNTCLDYAHGRPLGSVLLDEGPERARLTAFAGSCLKALGLRDGAFHLEVIRRPGGELVFLEVGLRPGGAQVPFLHVDLYGIDLFAEAFRAAIGLPPLWRDTGAPAAGGGWLIYPTPGQLPSRVTHRASLRNVVPEVYHEELPPVGHVMTGPGSYDAGTGIFRFRGESADSVRRAVRTVMEGYGLRTEPIEGGGGQLPSEQPHG; from the coding sequence ATGACCATCGGCACCACACCCCCGTACACCATCGGCAGCACTCCGCTGTACGTCGTACTCAACCGCTCCGGCGACGAGTTCGGCGAATACCACCGCTTCCTCGACGGCACGCCGTGCCGGACGGTGTACCTCACCACGCCCGGCGGCCTGCCCGCGCTCGACCAGGACGGCGCCACCGAGATCCGGGTGCTCGACAGCCTCGCCCACGACGACGTCCTGCCCGTCGTACGCGAGATCGCGGACCGGCACGGCACCCCCGACGCCGTGTTCGGTCAGTCCGAGTACGACATCCTCACCGCCGCCCGGCTCTCGGCGGACCTCGGTGTCACCGGCGGCTACGGCCTGGACCTGGTCCGGCGGTTCAAGGACAAGCCCGCCATGAAGCGGGCCGTGGGCGACGCCGGACTGCGGGTGCCGAGGTTCTGCCCACTGGACGACAGCTCAACAGCCGAGGCGGTGGCCGAGACACTCGGCGGTCTGCCCCTGGTCCTCAAGCCACGGGCCTCGGCGGGCTCCGAGGGCGTCACCGTTGTCACAAGCACGGCGGAACTGGAGCTGGCGCTGAGCGGCGTCGACCCCAGCGCGTACGAGTGCGAGGAGTATGTCGAGGGCGACATCTTCCATGTCGACGGCGTGTACCGCTCCGGTTCCTTCCACTTCGTCAGCGCCTCCCAGTACGTCAACACCTGCCTGGACTACGCGCACGGCCGCCCCCTCGGGTCGGTGCTGCTCGACGAAGGGCCCGAGCGGGCCCGGCTCACCGCCTTCGCCGGAAGCTGCCTCAAGGCCCTCGGGCTGCGCGACGGCGCCTTTCACCTGGAGGTGATCCGGCGCCCGGGCGGCGAGCTGGTGTTCCTGGAGGTCGGACTGCGGCCGGGCGGCGCCCAGGTGCCGTTCCTCCATGTCGACCTCTACGGCATCGACCTGTTCGCCGAGGCGTTCCGGGCGGCGATCGGCCTGCCCCCGCTGTGGCGGGACACCGGTGCGCCCGCCGCCGGCGGAGGATGGCTCATTTACCCGACCCCCGGGCAGCTGCCCAGCCGGGTGACGCACCGCGCCTCGCTTCGGAACGTCGTCCCGGAGGTCTACCACGAGGAACTGCCGCCGGTCGGGCACGTCATGACCGGCCCCGGCAGTTACGACGCAGGCACCGGGATCTTCCGGTTCCGTGGGGAGAGCGCCGACAGTGTCCGACGTGCCGTGCGGACGGTGATGGAAGGCTATGGCCTGCGGACCGAGCCCATCGAGGGCGGGGGCGGGCAACTCCCGTCGGAGCAGCCGCATGGCTGA
- a CDS encoding sensor histidine kinase gives MQLDQATRRHLADTTLAFVIGALVVTAAAFRDSTTPVDYALITLGSLTLAANRAAPRVVLAITTTTTTAYVVHAHPGPVSALPVLAAVHTAARVGHRAVAASASAVFLAGYMATGPTKQEIVERALLLAGWFLCALVTGLADRNWQAYLRQTEQRALEAERTREEAALRRAGEERLRIARELHDSLTHSISIVKLQAGVAVHLARKRGEDVPPALLAIQEAGGEAMRELRATLEVLRTDEPTGTPALLVERARAAGLAVDLRVSGEERALTATVDRAAYRIVQEALTNAARHAGPAKVTVELDYTPAELTISVDDDGVAQPSRPPTPGIGLTGMRERVTALGGTLNAGPRAEGGFSVRAELPLGIPEDAV, from the coding sequence ATGCAGCTCGACCAGGCCACCCGAAGGCATCTGGCCGACACGACCCTCGCGTTCGTGATCGGCGCCCTCGTCGTGACCGCGGCGGCGTTCCGCGACAGCACAACCCCCGTCGACTACGCGCTGATCACCCTCGGCTCCCTCACCCTCGCGGCCAACCGCGCAGCCCCACGCGTCGTACTGGCGATCACCACGACCACTACGACGGCGTACGTCGTGCACGCCCATCCCGGTCCTGTCTCCGCCCTCCCCGTCCTGGCCGCCGTACACACCGCCGCCCGCGTGGGTCACAGAGCCGTGGCGGCGTCGGCAAGTGCCGTGTTCCTGGCGGGATACATGGCGACGGGACCCACGAAGCAGGAGATCGTCGAGCGGGCCCTCCTGCTCGCGGGCTGGTTCCTGTGCGCCCTGGTGACGGGGCTCGCCGACCGGAACTGGCAGGCGTATCTGCGCCAGACGGAACAGCGCGCGCTGGAGGCGGAACGCACCCGTGAGGAGGCGGCACTGCGGCGCGCGGGCGAGGAACGGCTGCGTATCGCCAGGGAGTTGCACGACTCGCTCACACACAGCATTTCCATCGTCAAGCTCCAGGCGGGCGTCGCCGTCCATCTCGCCCGCAAGAGGGGCGAGGACGTGCCGCCCGCGCTGCTCGCCATCCAGGAGGCGGGCGGCGAGGCGATGCGTGAACTGCGGGCCACGCTGGAGGTGTTGCGCACCGACGAGCCGACCGGCACACCCGCGCTGCTCGTGGAGCGGGCCCGCGCGGCCGGTCTCGCCGTCGATCTGAGGGTGAGCGGTGAGGAACGGGCACTGACGGCGACCGTGGACCGCGCCGCGTACCGCATCGTCCAGGAAGCCCTCACGAACGCCGCCCGCCATGCGGGCCCCGCCAAGGTCACCGTCGAACTCGACTACACGCCAGCGGAGTTGACGATCAGCGTGGACGACGACGGCGTCGCACAGCCGTCCCGGCCACCCACGCCCGGCATCGGCCTCACCGGCATGCGCGAACGCGTCACGGCCCTCGGCGGCACCCTGAACGCCGGCCCGCGTGCGGAGGGCGGCTTCTCGGTCCGGGCCGAACTGCCCCTGGGGATACCGGAGGACGCGGTATGA